One genomic region from Magallana gigas chromosome 3, xbMagGiga1.1, whole genome shotgun sequence encodes:
- the LOC105318051 gene encoding multiple epidermal growth factor-like domains protein 6 isoform X9, with protein sequence MDLHFCELFLLVFVIGITPSKGTYNLRAGMPNVCPFQDVETRLVQVPCRQAFTRIAKVWKPDCGKSGHWCIGHERRTQYFTTYKQDYRRFVVTKYQCCHGWQQLHSQAGCMYRQCSQTACLNGGRCVDGNTQRCVCPSGFQGSRCQYDVNECTKGLSGCDQDCLNTMGSFQCKCRQGFRLGRDGRTCEDINECDNGKGGCQHECHNTHGGYQCLCPVGYRLRADGRSCEAAGNVRKEKNKLETINSFVGEFDKNGDIFQKLEQGVENRNQEKKSHDEHFNKKLAQRTRKRDELTDLASVFKSRRLLNYQVESACRVNNGDCEQVCLEGSVRGHYRCGCREGYQLKSDSRTCELTDPCRNRNGDCEHTCINNNGNRVCECYRGYKLSADQRHCEDINECLNNNGGCSQECANTQGSFECRCHPGFQLGINRKSCYTSCVYEVRKTLSGTIHVPGVELEPVDSCAINNGGCAHSCRHEDGGAVCSCRKGYILQIDKKSCLDADECGLEQACCAHHCSNNPGGYTCSCRSGFALNRNDGCSCDDVNECLTDNGGCEQECVNKEGSFTCVCKPGYRLAPNNRGCILIDTGPHRGDIPSPLQYKASIRPLPLAESLKLQDELIDADIKYECVRGSFGPDCEWTCDSCQNGASCNHDNPGCLCAPGWQGFLCNQTCPLGFYGSGCSKNCTCQNDGTCDHVTGRCTCPPGVRGESCEDGCPAGFFGKNCDKICSTPCHSGHCNREFGYCQCPPGFVGPYCNARCPSFNWGSNCVNTCRCNRTTTDYCNPENGKCSCKKGFHGDQCEFRCSQGHYGKNCEEKCHCNNNQSCDPENGRCYLRCAQGRMGDSCDQICPRGSFGFNCEQKCNCHNSECSPETGRCICRAGMRGRHCNKPCRNGTWGVNCMYECTCKKGECDKVTGECICPDGWYGLECQNACPPNRYGFQCLLQCKCENNAMCNPTDGSCKCKEGFRGTFCDQVCPPGTYGPDCIYRCACKNGAECDHITGECICGPGWKGVGCDEMCEPGTYGAGCKEKCRCANGASCDHIGGGCTCDKGWQGKHCDKPCPQGFFGMDCRGVCNCGNNGAECNHVTGECKCSAGWTGMDCSKTCPLGTFGEGCQHQCHCGNGGTCDPVSGACVCAAGWRGNHCEEECPRGFYGINCLYHCFCRNDAPCNSITGECNCTSGFTGTACEKSCYEGFYGPNCVHQCKCVHGESCDKETGKCKCLPGYHGEFCDKECPQGFYGEDCDEGCGCQNGASCHHVTGTCTCTAGWRGRQCHRPCMRGFYGKDCMEVCRCEDDKPCDHVSGKCECPPGFTGSSCQERKKNRKNRKARGKQRNERISVVSFENKPKVRPNSGCEEGMFGVSCENKCNCENGATCDPTTGTCMCPLGYIGPTCSEPCPRGYTGQGCRHVCKCRNEATCDPENGRCLCPPGYHGDRCQFKCDENSFGKDCSGNCNCSENGRCDPVTGQCHCDLGWMGDRCDQLCPSGRFGPACVHSCVCQNNGSCDPVSGCCSCLPGFYGQSCEFSCPEGTHGLYCRETCSCKNSAKCNPINGQCRCKPGYHGDNCQHMCSRGFYGSKCREECQCGSSHCDHVTGECFCPVGLKGANCTNMCKQGKYGPNCEFFCDCDNQGFCDPESGACVCRGGFTGSRCQYISASSSTRRGDIPWNVHYFGRR encoded by the exons ATGGATCTTCATTTCTGTGAGTTGTTTCTGTTAGTTTTTGTGATTGGAATTACGCCATCAAAAGGAACATACAATCTTAGAGCCGGAAT GCCGAATGTCTGTCCGTTCCAAGACGTGGAGACAAGGCTGGTCCAAGTTCCGTGCAGACAAGCATTTACCAGGATAGCCAAGGTGTGGAAACCTGACTGTGGAAAATCCGGACACTGGTGCATTGGGCACGAACGAAG AACTCAGTACTTCACCACCTATAAGCAAGATTACAGGAGATTTGTTGTCACCAAATACCAGTGTTGTCATGGCTGGCAGCAACTGCACTCACAGGCTGGCTGCATGTACA GACAATGCAGCCAGACAGCCTGTTTGAATGGGGGCCGGTGTGTGGATGGAAACACCCAGAGATGTGTCTGTCCATCTGGGTTCCAGGGGTCGCGCTGTCAGTATG ATGTAAATGAATGTACCAAGGGACTCAGTGGGTGTGACCAGGACTGTCTGAACACTATGGGGTCCTTTCAGTGCAAATGTAGGCAGGGCTTTAGGCTGGGCAGGGACGGAAGGACTTGTGAAG ACATTAATGAATGTGACAATGGAAAAGGGGGATGCCAGCACGAGTGTCATAACACCCACGGAGGGTACCAGTGTCTCTGTCCGGTGGGCTACCGGCTCAGGGCGGACGGTCGGAGCTGTGAGG CTGCTGGGAACGTGCGTAAGGAGAAAAATAAACTAGAAACAATTAACAGTTTTGTTGgagaatttgataaaaatggagatatctttcaaaaattagAACAAGGAGTGGAAAATCGAAACCAGGAAAAAAAGTCGCATGATGagcattttaacaaaaaattggcACAGAGAACTAGGAAGAGAGATGAGTTAACAGATTTGGCTTCTGTTTTCAAATCTCGGCGACTTCTGAATTACCAGG TGGAATCTGCTTGCCGAGTAAACAATGGGGACTGTGAACAGGTGTGTCTGGAGGGCTCCGTTCGGGGACACTACAGGTGTGGCTGTAGAGAGGGCTACCAACTCAAAAGTGATAGTCGGACTTGTGAAT TGACTGATCCCTGCAGAAACAGAAATGGAGACTGTGAACATACATGCATCAACAACAATGGTAACAGAGTGTGTGAATGTTACCGTGGATACAAGTTGTCAGCTGACCAGAGGCACTGTGAGG atattaatgaATGCTTGAACAACAATGGAGGCTGTAGTCAGGAGTGTGCCAACACGCAGGGTTCTTTCGAGTGTCGATGTCATCCAGGTTTCCAGCTGGGCATCAACAGGAAGTCATGCTACA CCTCTTGTGTCTATG AGGTACGGAAAACTCTATCAGGGACGATTCATGTGCCAG GGGTAGAACTGGAGCCAGTAGACAGCTGCGCCATCAACAATGGAGGATGTGCCCACAGTTGTCGCCACGAGGATGGAGGAGCCGTCTGCTCCTGTAGGAAAGGATACATCCTTCAGATAGACAAAAAGTCCTGTCTAG ATGCTGACGAGTGTGGCTTGGAGCAGGCTTGCTGTGCCCACCATTGCTCTAACAATCCAGGGGGCTACACCTGCAGTTGTAGAAGTGGCTTTGCTCTGAATCGAAATGATGGCTGCTCGTGTGATG atGTGAATGAGTGTTTGACGGATAATGGTGGTTGTGAACAGGAGTGTGTGAATAAGGAAGGTTCCTTCACCTGTGTATGTAAACCAGGATACAGACTTGCCCCCAACAATAGGGGGTGTATCT TGATAGATACTGGTCCCCACAGAGGGGACATCCCCTCCCCATTACAGTACAAGGCGTCAATACGGCCCCTCCCTCTGGCTGAAAGTCTCAAACTCCAAGATGAACTGATAGATGCTGATATCAAATATG AATGTGTGCGAGGAAGTTTTGGCCCAGACTGTGAGTGGACATGCGACAGCTGCCAGAATGGAGCCAGCTGTAACCATGACAACCCGGGCTGTCTGTGTGCCCCGGGGTGGCAGGGATTCCTCTGTAACCAGACCTGCCCACTG GGTTTCTATGGCAGTGGATGCAGTAAGAACTGTACCTGTCAGAATGATGGTACTTGTGACCATGTGACCGGGAGGTGTACCTGTCCCCCAGGGGTCAGGGGCGAGTCCTGTGAGGATGGCTGCCCTGCCGGGTTCTTTGGTAAAAACTGTGACAAGATCTGTTCTACACCTTGTCACAGTGGCCATTGCAATAG GGAGTTTGGGTACTGTCAGTGTCCCCCCGGATTTGTGGGACCCTACTGTAATGCTAGGTGTCCGTCCTTTAACTGGGGGTCAAACTGTGTGAACACATGTCGATGTAACAGGACCACAACAGATTACTGTAACCCAGAG AATGGCAAATGCTCATGTAAGAAGGGTTTCCATGGTGACCAGTGTGAGTTTCGATGTTCGCAAGGGCATTATGGGAAAAACTGTGAAGAGAAATGTCATTGCAATAACAACCAGTCATGTGACCCAGAAAATGGCCGCTGCTACCTCAGATGTGCCCAAGGCAGAATGGGTGACAGCTGTGATCAAA TTTGTCCTCGTGGAAGTTTTGGTTTTAACTGTGAACAGAAATGTAATTGTCACAATAGTGAGTGTAGCCCAGAGACTGGGCGCTGTATTTGTAGAGCAGGCATGCGGGGAAGACATTGTAATAAGC CTTGTCGTAATGGAACATGGGGAGTTAACTGCATGTATGAATGCACCTGCAAGAAAGGAGAGTGCGATAAGGTCACAGGGGAATGCATCTGTCCTGATGGATGGTATGGTCTTGAATGCCAAAATG CCTGTCCTCCAAATCGGTATGGTTTCCAGTGTTTGCTGCAGTGTAAGTGTGAGAACAACGCCATGTGTAACCCTACAGATGGCTCCTGTAAGTGTAAGGAGGGGTTCAGGGGCACCTTCTGTGACCAAG TGTGCCCCCCGGGGACGTATGGACCGGACTGTATCTACAGGTGTGCCTGTAAGAACGGGGCGGAGTGTGACCACATCACAGGGGAGTGTATCTGTGGGCCGGGCTGGAAGGGCGTAGGCTGTGATGAAA TGTGTGAGCCAGGCACTTATGGAGCAGGCTGTAAAGAAAAGTGTCGCTGTGCTAATGGGGCGTCATGTGACCATATTGGAGGAGGGTGCACCTGTGACAAAGGCTGGCAGGGGAAGCATTGTGACAAGCCCTGCCCCCAGGGATTTTTTGGCATGGACTGTCGGGGGGTCTGTAACTGTGGCAACAATGGCGCAGAGTGTAACCATGTGACCGGGGAGTGCAAGTGTTCAGCAGGCTGGACGGGGATGGACTGCTCCAAGACCTGTCCCCTGGGGACCTTTGGGGAGGGGTGTCAGCACCAGTGTCACTGTGGTAACGGGGGTACCTGTGATCCTGTGTCTGGAGCCTGTGTGTGTGCGGCGGGATGGAGGGGCAATCACTGCGAGGAGG AGTGTCCTCGTGGATTTTATGGAATCAATTGTTTGTACCACTGCTTTTGTCGAAATGATGCCCCATGTAACAGCATCACGGGAGAATGTAACTGTACAAGTGGCTTCACTGGAACAGCCTGTGAAAAAT CATGTTACGAGGGTTTCTATGGCCCCAACTGTGTACATCAGTGCAAGTGTGTGCATGGAGAATCCTGTGACAAAGAGACAGGCAAATGTAAATGTCTGCCAGGATACCATGGAGAGTTCTGTGACAAAG AGTGTCCACAGGGATTCTATGGGGAAGATTGTGATGAAGGTTGTGGGTGTCAGAATGGGGCGTCATGTCACCATGTTACCGGGACCTGTACGTGTACCGCTGGGTGGAGAGGCCGGCAGTGTCACCGAC CCTGCATGAGAGGATTTTATGGCAAAGACTGTATGGAGGTGTGCCGGTGTGAGGATGACAAGCCATGTGACCATGTCTCGGGGAAATGTGAATGTCCACCAGGGTTCACCGGCAGCAGCTGTCAGGAGA GGAAAAAGAATAGAAAAAATAGGAAAGCTCGAGGAAAGCAGAGAAATGAGAGAATATCAGTCGTGTCTTTTGAAAACAAACCCAAAGTGAGGCCCAACTCAG GTTGTGAAGAGGGAATGTTTGGTGTAAGCTGTGAAAACAAGTGTAACTGTGAGAATGGGGCCACTTGTGACCCTACCACAGGGACATGCATGTGTCCTTTGGGTTATATCGGCCCCACCTGCTCTGAGCCCTGTCCCCGGGGATATACAGGTCAGGGCTGTAGACATGTCTGTAAGTGTAGAAATGAGGCAACCTGTGACCCAGAAAATGGCCGGTGTCTGTGTCCACCTGGTTACCATGGAGACAGATGCCAATTTA AATGTGATGAAAACAGTTTTGGCAAGGACTGCAGTGGAAATTGCAACTGTTCTGAAAATGGTCGCTGTGACCCGGTGACAGGTCAATGTCACTGTGACCTTGGCTGGATGGGGGACAGGTGCGATCAGCTGTGTCCTTCGGGAAGGTTTGGGCCGGCCTGTGTCCACTCTTGTGTGTGTCAGAACAATGGGTCATGTGACCCAGTGAGCGGATGTTGCAGCTGCCTGCCAGGGTTCTATGGACAGAGCTGTGAATTCA
- the LOC105318051 gene encoding multiple epidermal growth factor-like domains protein 6 isoform X10 produces the protein MDLHFCELFLLVFVIGITPSKGTYNLRAGMPNVCPFQDVETRLVQVPCRQAFTRIAKVWKPDCGKSGHWCIGHERRTQYFTTYKQDYRRFVVTKYQCCHGWQQLHSQAGCMYRQCSQTACLNGGRCVDGNTQRCVCPSGFQGSRCQYDVNECTKGLSGCDQDCLNTMGSFQCKCRQGFRLGRDGRTCEDINECDNGKGGCQHECHNTHGGYQCLCPVGYRLRADGRSCEVESACRVNNGDCEQVCLEGSVRGHYRCGCREGYQLKSDSRTCELTDPCRNRNGDCEHTCINNNGNRVCECYRGYKLSADQRHCEDINECLNNNGGCSQECANTQGSFECRCHPGFQLGINRKSCYTSCVYEVRKTLSGTIHVPGVELEPVDSCAINNGGCAHSCRHEDGGAVCSCRKGYILQIDKKSCLDADECGLEQACCAHHCSNNPGGYTCSCRSGFALNRNDGCSCDDVNECLTDNGGCEQECVNKEGSFTCVCKPGYRLAPNNRGCILIDTGPHRGDIPSPLQYKASIRPLPLAESLKLQDELIDADIKYECVRGSFGPDCEWTCDSCQNGASCNHDNPGCLCAPGWQGFLCNQTCPLGFYGSGCSKNCTCQNDGTCDHVTGRCTCPPGVRGESCEDGCPAGFFGKNCDKICSTPCHSGHCNREFGYCQCPPGFVGPYCNARCPSFNWGSNCVNTCRCNRTTTDYCNPENGKCSCKKGFHGDQCEFRCSQGHYGKNCEEKCHCNNNQSCDPENGRCYLRCAQGRMGDSCDQICPRGSFGFNCEQKCNCHNSECSPETGRCICRAGMRGRHCNKPCRNGTWGVNCMYECTCKKGECDKVTGECICPDGWYGLECQNACPPNRYGFQCLLQCKCENNAMCNPTDGSCKCKEGFRGTFCDQVCPPGTYGPDCIYRCACKNGAECDHITGECICGPGWKGVGCDEMCEPGTYGAGCKEKCRCANGASCDHIGGGCTCDKGWQGKHCDKPCPQGFFGMDCRGVCNCGNNGAECNHVTGECKCSAGWTGMDCSKTCPLGTFGEGCQHQCHCGNGGTCDPVSGACVCAAGWRGNHCEEECPRGFYGINCLYHCFCRNDAPCNSITGECNCTSGFTGTACEKSCYEGFYGPNCVHQCKCVHGESCDKETGKCKCLPGYHGEFCDKECPQGFYGEDCDEGCGCQNGASCHHVTGTCTCTAGWRGRQCHRPCMRGFYGKDCMEVCRCEDDKPCDHVSGKCECPPGFTGSSCQENCPEGRFGEGCNETCDCDQNSVCDSVTGRCSCRPGYSGKNCSRGKKNRKNRKARGKQRNERISVVSFENKPKVRPNSESWRTGCEEGMFGVSCENKCNCENGATCDPTTGTCMCPLGYIGPTCSEPCPRGYTGQGCRHVCKCRNEATCDPENGRCLCPPGYHGDRCQFKCDENSFGKDCSGNCNCSENGRCDPVTGQCHCDLGWMGDRCDQLCPSGRFGPACVHSCVCQNNGSCDPVSGCCSCLPGFYGQSCEFSCPEGTHGLYCRETCSCKNSAKCNPINGQCRCKPGYHGDNCQHMCSRGFYGSKCREECQCGSSHCDHVTGECFCPVGLKGANCTNMCKQGKYGPNCEFFCDCDNQGFCDPESGACVCRGGFTGSRCQYISASSSTRRGDIPWNVHYFGRR, from the exons ATGGATCTTCATTTCTGTGAGTTGTTTCTGTTAGTTTTTGTGATTGGAATTACGCCATCAAAAGGAACATACAATCTTAGAGCCGGAAT GCCGAATGTCTGTCCGTTCCAAGACGTGGAGACAAGGCTGGTCCAAGTTCCGTGCAGACAAGCATTTACCAGGATAGCCAAGGTGTGGAAACCTGACTGTGGAAAATCCGGACACTGGTGCATTGGGCACGAACGAAG AACTCAGTACTTCACCACCTATAAGCAAGATTACAGGAGATTTGTTGTCACCAAATACCAGTGTTGTCATGGCTGGCAGCAACTGCACTCACAGGCTGGCTGCATGTACA GACAATGCAGCCAGACAGCCTGTTTGAATGGGGGCCGGTGTGTGGATGGAAACACCCAGAGATGTGTCTGTCCATCTGGGTTCCAGGGGTCGCGCTGTCAGTATG ATGTAAATGAATGTACCAAGGGACTCAGTGGGTGTGACCAGGACTGTCTGAACACTATGGGGTCCTTTCAGTGCAAATGTAGGCAGGGCTTTAGGCTGGGCAGGGACGGAAGGACTTGTGAAG ACATTAATGAATGTGACAATGGAAAAGGGGGATGCCAGCACGAGTGTCATAACACCCACGGAGGGTACCAGTGTCTCTGTCCGGTGGGCTACCGGCTCAGGGCGGACGGTCGGAGCTGTGAGG TGGAATCTGCTTGCCGAGTAAACAATGGGGACTGTGAACAGGTGTGTCTGGAGGGCTCCGTTCGGGGACACTACAGGTGTGGCTGTAGAGAGGGCTACCAACTCAAAAGTGATAGTCGGACTTGTGAAT TGACTGATCCCTGCAGAAACAGAAATGGAGACTGTGAACATACATGCATCAACAACAATGGTAACAGAGTGTGTGAATGTTACCGTGGATACAAGTTGTCAGCTGACCAGAGGCACTGTGAGG atattaatgaATGCTTGAACAACAATGGAGGCTGTAGTCAGGAGTGTGCCAACACGCAGGGTTCTTTCGAGTGTCGATGTCATCCAGGTTTCCAGCTGGGCATCAACAGGAAGTCATGCTACA CCTCTTGTGTCTATG AGGTACGGAAAACTCTATCAGGGACGATTCATGTGCCAG GGGTAGAACTGGAGCCAGTAGACAGCTGCGCCATCAACAATGGAGGATGTGCCCACAGTTGTCGCCACGAGGATGGAGGAGCCGTCTGCTCCTGTAGGAAAGGATACATCCTTCAGATAGACAAAAAGTCCTGTCTAG ATGCTGACGAGTGTGGCTTGGAGCAGGCTTGCTGTGCCCACCATTGCTCTAACAATCCAGGGGGCTACACCTGCAGTTGTAGAAGTGGCTTTGCTCTGAATCGAAATGATGGCTGCTCGTGTGATG atGTGAATGAGTGTTTGACGGATAATGGTGGTTGTGAACAGGAGTGTGTGAATAAGGAAGGTTCCTTCACCTGTGTATGTAAACCAGGATACAGACTTGCCCCCAACAATAGGGGGTGTATCT TGATAGATACTGGTCCCCACAGAGGGGACATCCCCTCCCCATTACAGTACAAGGCGTCAATACGGCCCCTCCCTCTGGCTGAAAGTCTCAAACTCCAAGATGAACTGATAGATGCTGATATCAAATATG AATGTGTGCGAGGAAGTTTTGGCCCAGACTGTGAGTGGACATGCGACAGCTGCCAGAATGGAGCCAGCTGTAACCATGACAACCCGGGCTGTCTGTGTGCCCCGGGGTGGCAGGGATTCCTCTGTAACCAGACCTGCCCACTG GGTTTCTATGGCAGTGGATGCAGTAAGAACTGTACCTGTCAGAATGATGGTACTTGTGACCATGTGACCGGGAGGTGTACCTGTCCCCCAGGGGTCAGGGGCGAGTCCTGTGAGGATGGCTGCCCTGCCGGGTTCTTTGGTAAAAACTGTGACAAGATCTGTTCTACACCTTGTCACAGTGGCCATTGCAATAG GGAGTTTGGGTACTGTCAGTGTCCCCCCGGATTTGTGGGACCCTACTGTAATGCTAGGTGTCCGTCCTTTAACTGGGGGTCAAACTGTGTGAACACATGTCGATGTAACAGGACCACAACAGATTACTGTAACCCAGAG AATGGCAAATGCTCATGTAAGAAGGGTTTCCATGGTGACCAGTGTGAGTTTCGATGTTCGCAAGGGCATTATGGGAAAAACTGTGAAGAGAAATGTCATTGCAATAACAACCAGTCATGTGACCCAGAAAATGGCCGCTGCTACCTCAGATGTGCCCAAGGCAGAATGGGTGACAGCTGTGATCAAA TTTGTCCTCGTGGAAGTTTTGGTTTTAACTGTGAACAGAAATGTAATTGTCACAATAGTGAGTGTAGCCCAGAGACTGGGCGCTGTATTTGTAGAGCAGGCATGCGGGGAAGACATTGTAATAAGC CTTGTCGTAATGGAACATGGGGAGTTAACTGCATGTATGAATGCACCTGCAAGAAAGGAGAGTGCGATAAGGTCACAGGGGAATGCATCTGTCCTGATGGATGGTATGGTCTTGAATGCCAAAATG CCTGTCCTCCAAATCGGTATGGTTTCCAGTGTTTGCTGCAGTGTAAGTGTGAGAACAACGCCATGTGTAACCCTACAGATGGCTCCTGTAAGTGTAAGGAGGGGTTCAGGGGCACCTTCTGTGACCAAG TGTGCCCCCCGGGGACGTATGGACCGGACTGTATCTACAGGTGTGCCTGTAAGAACGGGGCGGAGTGTGACCACATCACAGGGGAGTGTATCTGTGGGCCGGGCTGGAAGGGCGTAGGCTGTGATGAAA TGTGTGAGCCAGGCACTTATGGAGCAGGCTGTAAAGAAAAGTGTCGCTGTGCTAATGGGGCGTCATGTGACCATATTGGAGGAGGGTGCACCTGTGACAAAGGCTGGCAGGGGAAGCATTGTGACAAGCCCTGCCCCCAGGGATTTTTTGGCATGGACTGTCGGGGGGTCTGTAACTGTGGCAACAATGGCGCAGAGTGTAACCATGTGACCGGGGAGTGCAAGTGTTCAGCAGGCTGGACGGGGATGGACTGCTCCAAGACCTGTCCCCTGGGGACCTTTGGGGAGGGGTGTCAGCACCAGTGTCACTGTGGTAACGGGGGTACCTGTGATCCTGTGTCTGGAGCCTGTGTGTGTGCGGCGGGATGGAGGGGCAATCACTGCGAGGAGG AGTGTCCTCGTGGATTTTATGGAATCAATTGTTTGTACCACTGCTTTTGTCGAAATGATGCCCCATGTAACAGCATCACGGGAGAATGTAACTGTACAAGTGGCTTCACTGGAACAGCCTGTGAAAAAT CATGTTACGAGGGTTTCTATGGCCCCAACTGTGTACATCAGTGCAAGTGTGTGCATGGAGAATCCTGTGACAAAGAGACAGGCAAATGTAAATGTCTGCCAGGATACCATGGAGAGTTCTGTGACAAAG AGTGTCCACAGGGATTCTATGGGGAAGATTGTGATGAAGGTTGTGGGTGTCAGAATGGGGCGTCATGTCACCATGTTACCGGGACCTGTACGTGTACCGCTGGGTGGAGAGGCCGGCAGTGTCACCGAC CCTGCATGAGAGGATTTTATGGCAAAGACTGTATGGAGGTGTGCCGGTGTGAGGATGACAAGCCATGTGACCATGTCTCGGGGAAATGTGAATGTCCACCAGGGTTCACCGGCAGCAGCTGTCAGGAGA ATTGTCCTGAGGGTCGGTTTGGGGAGGGATGTAACGAGACCTGTGACTGTGACCAGAACTCGGTCTGTGACTCAGTTACTGGGCGCTGCAGCTGTAGACCGGGCTACTCCGGCAAGAACTGCTCCAGAG GGAAAAAGAATAGAAAAAATAGGAAAGCTCGAGGAAAGCAGAGAAATGAGAGAATATCAGTCGTGTCTTTTGAAAACAAACCCAAAGTGAGGCCCAACTCAG AATCCTGGAGAACTG GTTGTGAAGAGGGAATGTTTGGTGTAAGCTGTGAAAACAAGTGTAACTGTGAGAATGGGGCCACTTGTGACCCTACCACAGGGACATGCATGTGTCCTTTGGGTTATATCGGCCCCACCTGCTCTGAGCCCTGTCCCCGGGGATATACAGGTCAGGGCTGTAGACATGTCTGTAAGTGTAGAAATGAGGCAACCTGTGACCCAGAAAATGGCCGGTGTCTGTGTCCACCTGGTTACCATGGAGACAGATGCCAATTTA AATGTGATGAAAACAGTTTTGGCAAGGACTGCAGTGGAAATTGCAACTGTTCTGAAAATGGTCGCTGTGACCCGGTGACAGGTCAATGTCACTGTGACCTTGGCTGGATGGGGGACAGGTGCGATCAGCTGTGTCCTTCGGGAAGGTTTGGGCCGGCCTGTGTCCACTCTTGTGTGTGTCAGAACAATGGGTCATGTGACCCAGTGAGCGGATGTTGCAGCTGCCTGCCAGGGTTCTATGGACAGAGCTGTGAATTCA